The genomic segment CGTGGCTCTGAGCTTGGCTTGTCAGTAACTGAGAGACGTGCGAGGCTCTGAGCTTGGCTTGTCTATAACTAAGAGGCGTGCGTGGCTCTGAGCTTGGCTCGTCTATAACTAAGAGGCGTGCGTGGCTCTGAGCTTGGCTTGTCAGTAActgagagacgttcgaggctctgagCTTGGCTTGTCAGTAACTGAGAAACGTTCATGGCTCTGAGCTTGGCTTGTCAGTAACTGAGAAACGTGCGAGGCTCTGAGCTTGGCTTGTCAGTAACTGAGAAACGTGCATGGCTCTGAGCTTGGCTTGTCAGTAACTGAGAAACGTGCGTGGCTCTGAGCTTGGCTTGCCAGTAACTGAGAGACATGCTGGGCTCTGAGCTTGGCTTGTCAGTAGCTGAGAGGCGTACGGGGCTCTAGGACCAGGATACCTGATATACTTAAATAAACATAAATTAAAGTAGGTTACTTCAATGTTGTGCGCAAACTCTATGCGCACCTTAAAAAGTAGCCCTTCTCCACATTGTTCAGTTGGTCACTCAAAGTATGATACTTGCATGGGAATTAGATGCGTTTTTCAATATTCAACTATATTAACTTTAAAACTACCATATAATATTAACTATATATTGACAATTCTGTCAATTTCAACTCAATCCCGACGATTTCCAACATCTAAATCATCTGGCTTTCGTCACTCAATTTTTTTaagcgttttcattggccagcactgaaatggctGCCAATCACGTCACCTCTCCAAAAGGCGCAGACCGTTAGCAGTTGAAAATTAGACAGTTCGAGAACATCGACAATCGCAGTATAACTTGGTGGCCAAGTTAGCGCGTGTCGCCTTTAAAATCATTTAAGCCAACAATTTTGGAAAAAGAGATGTTTAATCGAGAaataacatgtttttaaaatatcgtgTAAACATAATATATGGTCGTTACCACTATTTTAAGTGTAAAGTCCTCGTTTATTTCATTAGTATACTTTGTACAAAGAAATAAGTATGTATtaatatatagtatatattaGTATTAACGATTTATTATTTGACTACTTACATTTACTAAAAGGGCAAGAAAGCATTGTACACGTAACAACAAAGTCGAAAGTTTACTTATTTGAAATCACTTTTAGCTTCCCCTAAACATGATAAAACTACTCCATGATTGGAAAAACGAgtcttttatttaatatttttattttatttctcgCTTCCTAAAGTTATGCTTAGCCAGATATTCAGACGAGCAGGTCAACTCACCATACCATTCTCAAACTGAGGTTTTCATGAGAACGAACGGCCAGCCTAGGCTTTTCTTATagtacagggccgtagcagggggtggagcactgggggcacgtgcgccccccccccccccccccaccccaaaaTATTTCCAAGATtagaaggaaatgaccagtataGGCATTTCCTAAAGGCGGAACTACAAACAAAATCTTTAATACTTATTGTCGCTCTAAAACTTCAATAAAAAGCTTCACGAATGCTTGCGATGCTAACGATaacgtcacaaatcacgtgactatctCCTTGAACTACATGACATCTTCTAAGTTTGGTTGTCTGGCAATTTTTCTACCTTGTGATATTGGAATTTTATGACGTCCTCGATAAAAATGAAGATTTTTAACCATGAGATTtggatatttctttttttacagcGAAATATTTCTTTCAGCGAAATCACAAAACCTTAAAAAATCACTGCATTTGGAAATTTCACTATTTGGTATGATATTTGCACAGCAACAAGCACAGCAAATGTGCTTTATATAACCATAGTTCCGCTGTACGTTAGCGCGTTTTAACAATTATTATGTAACAATTTCGGTCACGGATTGCTGCCTGCTCCAGGGGGTAGGATTTCTGCCAATTCCCTAGGCTCTTGAAGCGAACAGTTCTTACAAAAATGcttaaaaaaagattgtgtGCGCTGGTTTAATAACCAGCTTACATTAAGAGATTTTGATAAGTGTCTACCCCACAGATTGAGAAATCCTCTACTAAGGTAAAGAGCTTCACAAATCACTTCGTTGATGTTTTTCATTAGTCCTGTTGGTCTAGCCAGAGTCTACTTACATCCCTATTACCCACGTGCCAAATATATCttctcatcatcattatcctaAAATCATTTACCACACGCATCAGCGTAATTTCTAATCCCAGGTAAACTTTAACATATCGTTCTGTTAAAACGCTTTTCATTAATCATTTTGGTGTACCTTTCTATGATAACGGACTGTTAAATTACTTAGATGAAAAATGACATTCAATTTTGTGTTGGTTATTACACACATCTAAATCTCAAGCAACGCCTTTATTGAATCGGCGGCAGGGGATAAATGGTGTAAACATCAAGGCTTTTATTTCCTGTAGGCGGATAGACTGTTTTATTAGAaagcactgcctaaaagcgcagacattcattcacgccagtaaaaaaaatggatataTGAAATTGTTGCGGTCGGGAGAAGGgttaaaaaaatgctataAGTATTTAGGTGGATCcatatacataaaaaaaaaatgtaagtaAACAGAAATGCATCAAAAacgtttattttaattatttgagCAAGATGAAGAAAAGGAGCACACCCATGATGGAAATTCACGAGAATCTCTTTATGAATTCTCAAGAATTCTAGGGAGATTTGCTCCAATTCTTAGGAATTCCCAAGAATCCACAAGAATCTTCAGGAATTCGCGATGGGCTCATTTCTGTAGGGGAACTACAATAAGCGTAGAATAAGCACTGCAAGCAGCTCTATGGAGCTTCCATTTGTTATGAATCGGATTTCagaggaaaataaaattcctGATAAGTTGGAAAATGGTGAGTGAGATTTTTTCGATGTGGGGAAGTCAATTATCCTTTTTGTAGTTGCAATACttttaagtatcttgttcaTCGATAACTATACTTTTCTCACTCTCAAATCTATAAACAGGTGAATATTCTGTTGGACTACTACTACTTAGTTATAATCGTATGTTTTATATTCTGTTTGCTGCGAGGAAGTTTCTCCTGAGCAGAAAGGGGCGGCACAGGAACCAAAACATTAACaaaacgtaaaaaaaaaaggttaagaAATCATACAAACAATCCATCAATAAAAAGTTCATTAGATAGATAGCAGCGCTTTTGTTCCTTATTAATAACTTTGTCCTAGTTAAATTTTAGGAGAAAATCTCGTATGCGAGTGGTCACTCGCTCAATACTTTCTTAACCTAAGCACTAGAAACACCTTAAGTGTGGCGGATTTCGTAAATCTTATTAAAGTTTACACTTACACAAATGTGCCAATTCGTGCTCTCTTGTGAGGGCTGTTTCTCGAGGCAGCTTTTAACTACATGGTGTTGATGACAATTTCAGCAGGATTTTTGAGCGGCTGATTTAAATTAAAACAGGTCGCTCAAAAGAAAGAGTTGTTAGGCAAGAACAGCTTAGATTGTATTCTCaatcgccccccccccccccccctttcccccaaaaaaattacGTTTAAGCTGTTTCATGTTTTTATACATATATATCGATGTGGATTCATTGATGAGGGGTAAGTTCTTGGGTTATAGTTTCTGGTCGTCACAAGAAAGATCGGATGAGTACATTTCCAAGCATAAACAAAACTCAAAACCGTTACGATGCCAAACAAAATACAATTGGGGCACAAAGTTATTGTTCCTAATATGCATGGAACTGGTTCTTTTTGTCTTTGCTTGAGTGAAATTACCCTTGAAAGCTATCTTTTTCAACTATGAAAATGATAATATCTTCAAGCTATATATTTCGTCTCTTGCAAATCATCTCGTCTGAGATTGCGAACGTGGGCGAGCCCTATCAGCAAAGGCGCGAAAATTTTCGGGATTGGTCGGCAGCACCgtagaaaaaaagcaaaaactaTTTCATTATATAGCATGTATTAAGTCATTACATGCTTCCTTTGATTCTCAATTAGGCTTTTTTTGCAGGATAAATGAAGAGGGCGTGTTTTTCTCTATTGAAACTTCCGATTGCATTGTGAATTCTTTATGTTGACGTTTGTGTTTGAGTATTTAGGAAATGCGGATCTAAAATACAGATAGCCCTACGTAAGTCAAGAAACAACCAATATAAAATGTTCCACATGTACTATTGGTTTCTGATTCATGACTTTTGGGTGCGGTTATCtcaattttaaaatttcatcTGTAAAAGGAGGCTAATTATAACAAACAATTTCACGATCtaagagaaagagaaaaacaataacaaagaaagcgAATAAGATAATATTTCAAAAGGATTTCCGCATTATCAAGATAAATCGTTCTAGAAATTTCCAAttacaatatatatttttcaaaacattTCGTCTGAAATGATTTTCCATATACAGAAAAATGTAGTCGTTTTAAAACTTCCTTCCTCGCAGTATTTGACTTTCCATATTATCATTTGGATGTTGTACAAGAAGGATTATTTCCTTGCATTCTAAATTATATCCTTGCATATTACACATTCTGGGCCATTTTGCATGTTTTCCGCTATTCAAAGGATACTGGCTCAGGAGTGAACGAACGAAAACAATGCGAGCTTTAAACCTCCCCGGCACCCGGTGAAATTTCTAAAGCAACCCaaaaattttctttctatGCTCGACGAGTAGGTTGAATGACCGGcggtaaataaaaattagcTGTCTGTTGGAAATCTCGAACCCAGTGAGTTCACAAAAAACCCGACGGAAATCTAAGTTTCGCCGCCGGTTACAGAGGGGTATGATACAATGTTGAAAGATAAAATACTCTCATATTTTGTTGGTTCTTACATTAAAGCTCATACATCTACCTCAAAATACGTTGTCAGCGCGCGCAAAAAGCAAATggctattgaaaaaaaaatagcagtccgtaaaaaaaaaaaaaaacaaaaaaaaaactttgatttaaatatatttcaaCCAGTAGAAAAATATGtatgatttatttttacgATCATAGAGCTATCACTCAGATAATACGGAAATGCGAGAATAGAGGGCGGATATTTACTCCTACTTCAAAAACAGTTCCATCTTTCTATTAAATAAAGTATTCATTCACTGCTTGTCTCTCATAGATAAAAGTAAGTCGTTAGAGTAAGGACTTCgaaaattttatattttttcgaACAACCTTAGAATTGGTTAATCTCAAGACGGTCTTCTAAGCTTGCAATGCTTATAAGGGGATtactcaaaaaaaaaaaggaaatacagtATTCGAAATAAAATtcactttgaaaaaaaaaatatttaaaaaacgcTTGTTTATTCTACTAGGCATAATGCTGTGTGTTTATGTGTCTATGGCGTaaataccacagggaaaccagcGTGTTATCATGTCTTCCAGCCCCGAACTTGTCGATATGTATGCAAATCACCTCAAATAACTAAGAAGAGCTCTGCGCACTTGATTAAATTTTCAACTAGGAAAAAATGCAGGACCTCTAAGTTTTTGCTTCCATTAGTTATTTAATTCAAATCGCGACAATTTGGAGGCTTGGTACATACAGAAAGtaaatgaataaaatgaaTAAGGTAGTTGTTATATACTGCACAAAGATCTTAATTCCAACCCGAAGGAGAAAAGGTTGTTTTTCTTTGCGAAGGTGTTTTATGCCTATtttgattatattttttttcagacctCGTCGCCCAACAGGAGAGCTTTTTTGGTATTACAAAAGGTCTTGGTTTTGATAAGAAATGTTGTTTTTGAATTGAAATTTGATGATATTCTTGAATTTCAAGTCTCTAATGTAAAATAACCGCTTGGTGTTGAAGGAAACATTAATGGTTTTCACCGGAACCGCTTCTTCAACCAGCAGAAAGAAAAACATAGAGATAGCGCCAGTTTCAAACAATAGGTAAAATGCTGCCTATGATCATGTACATCTAAATAGTATTACTAtactccaaaaactggaaaccgactctgccaaattttcgtctttaataagacttcttcagggcagactgcccagaagtctgccctgaagaagtcttattaaagacgaaaatttggcagagtcgatttccagtttttggagtattgtattcattgttctggtacgagatcgcgacagtttgggctttttgattctataaATAGTATTACTTGTACACTTGAAAATTATATCCCAAAAAACATTTTgtggataataataatgaactAGCTATTAAGTACTCATCTATAATTCCACTTTGTAAAACTAAAGTGCGCGATTTGGATATTTTATATGAATATTTCATATTCTACTTAAATTACGGCACATTTTCCAAGACACATTGAATAGTTGTTTTTATTCCGTGTTATTTTTGCGCGTTTAGTGACAGAGAACCTACCTAATTTATTCAGACGTCATCAGCCAATAAAAATAACAGGGTTTGTTTGTTCAAATATCATCAAGGCACCGTCGGGTGATTTGGCGTAGGCACGACAGTGTCACGAGCTCTTAGAAGCTTTCGCAGATCTTCAACTCGAGACCAGAAAAGCCCAGCGAAGGGTAACTGAAGCACACGCCTTTTAGCTATCGAGATGCAGCTAACTCCGTATGGATATAATCTTCTCGCAGgatacatattttttcttatacTTTTTGGCTGCTTTCTACAAGGGATCACATTGTTGATTCTACTTAAAAAGGAGAACCAACAAAAAAGCCTGACACCCTATCTCTTGAACATAGTTGCCGCGAACACATTCATGATTCTTGGCAGTTTCCCGACAACTCTCGTGTCGTCGTTCGCGCGTGGCTGGGCATTTAACGATGCTGTGTGTAAGTTCATCGGTTTCGTCGGCGGCTGCGCTGCGACTTCCATGATTGCAAGCATGCTATGTATCACTATAACAATACATCGGACAATTGCCAAGCAAAACGTTACCAATCATTTTTTGCACCAACCACCGAACAAGACCCAGCTCAAAATTATCATCGGTGTGTGGATGTATTCTGCAGTCATCATGCTCCCGCCAGTAACAGGGCTCACAGAAATGAAACTCGAAGCCGCAGACACAAACTGTGCTCCTAACTGGAGTCCAGACACTCCTGGGGACCTCGCCTACATTCTAATCCTGTGTGTCACTGCCTACTTCATCCCTGTGGGTGCATCGCTTTTCTACTACTTGCAAATCCGAAAGGCTTTGAGTGCCCATATGGCTCTGGCTATTCCAGTGGCAAGTATCCAGGCTCAGCTCAGACGTTTTCAGAACATCACTTATATGACTGCGGTGGCCATCGCGGCATTCGCCATTACTTGGTTGCCCTATGCGGTGTACGTCCTGATTGCTGCGTTCGGCGGGTCACATCTGTTTGATGCGGTCATGAGCGTGGTGCCTGCGATGGTGGCAAAGATGAGCATTCTTTACAATCCGTTTGTTTATGCCCTGGTAAATCCAAGGTAGGGAAATGGCTTTATAAATACGTGTTACCAATTGACTAAAATCTGTTGAAAAAACATCATAACGCAAAATAATTTTCGCGAACAACTCAGTACAAACTTTTTGTGTTATGCgccattttaattttaaatcaTTGAAATAGTCTCTGTGTTGTAGCCTGCTGCTTTAGTGTATTCATGTCAGCTATGATTACAAccactttgaaaaaaaagacgtaaaaaattcttgataaattaaaaataaaaaggctAACGAACCCTAACTACAACAAGATCATTACCTCATTATATTCTAGCCTTTTACTTCCTTCTACGTATTGTCCTAACATACATATACATCAATTACACCTTATCTTATAGTGCAATCATTTTGTAATTAAGCTGCCCTTTTTCGATTAGCGAAGAGAAACCGAGATACGCAATTACAGACAAAACAAAGCGGTATCATCAGTTTCAGCTAACTTGACCCTCTAACTTTACCATCTAGCTCTACCCTATCTCTTTACCCTTTAACTTTAACTCAAATGTTGCTTGCATTGCCTGGGGGATTATGAAACGTGCCAGTACCCACTCTTCTCACTATGCTTATCAAGTAAGCACTTTATCAAACAGACGCCTTGCTGACAACGTGATCTACCTGTGATCCCAATTGTTCTTTCAgactaaataaataataataatctcaGACTTTTTAAAATGCCAGGCTGTTTAAAGTAAATCTcgtttttttgtcttcataTAAAGACATCATCTTAAAGACAGTAAGGGCAAGCTTTTAAATCGTGACtctttaaaattaaataaagtCGGTTAGTGACTGAAACAAATAGTTGTAAAACACATTAAACTTAATTCTTTTAAAGCCATCAGGTACTAATGTGTTAGGGGAATTCTCCCCGCCTCTTTACAATATAGCTTAAAATCCTAGAGTATGGCAAAATGGTCCCGAACAATTTCAGTTAGCATTAACGGCAAGCATTCGTACGAAACTGCATTAATACTGTAAAGTTTTGAAAAGATTGAAGTGCGGTATTAATGCAAAGAGCAACGATTTTTCGTTCACTCTGGTATTATTCGCTGACAGGGGCGACGGAAGGCAAGGGAGCCCTCCACTTTTCTGAGCAgatgtttctttatatatgAACGTTTTCTTTAAACCAACGGGTTTCAATCGGTATATATGCGaccgacaacaaatttgttgaacagtttaaaatccccGCGATTTTTACCCTGGTTCCaaagcctcgaacgtctctctatttagtggccagcgagcttGAAACGAGGCTCTGGCCTCTCGAAGCGCTATTTCGACTACTGCCCCACTTCCATTTTAACGTTTTGTGATTAGCATGTGTCAGTTTCACGTGGTGCTACCTTGGATGTAAACATCTTTTCGCTCGGGAATCGAATTCACGAGTATGAAAAGCGCATGAAAACTCgatttcaaaacaacaacattcatCTGAAAACCCATGGGATCATTACTGTAGAGTTAGTGACAAGAATCTGCGCATAGGAGATGGGGAATACAGCATTTTCTCGGTGAGGCGCTTCAAGGAGGAGAAAATCGCGGATAAGGGGCAAAATGACCAGTACAATCGCTTCCTTGGGATAGTTGAATACACTATAGTTGAGGCGAGAGCAAACGCCGGGAATAAGCTGGAAAATCGGCGATTTCCCGGAGTCGGCAGCACAGAGAAGACATCTCGCCGCTTTATAAACTCGTAAAGAGATTCCTTTTGAACAGactttaaatttttaatacttGTAAATCCTGTAACTACTGCAAACTGCAAAGCACTATGAAAACTGcgatcaaaataatatatcgCTCCTCTACTTCGTTCGTTCAGATGTTTGTTATTGCGAACAACAAGAATTAAAAACGGGTTTTGAACTTTTGAACTTGAAGCGAAATAGAAAACTGTCAGAATTTCTTGGTTTCCATGACCACGCGTCAATTGGCCAATCAGCGACCAAGTTCAGATGAACCTAGCAGAAGTCGAAATAGCGCTTCGAGAGGCCAGAGCCTCgtctcaacctcgctggccactaaatagagagacgttcgaggctctggaaccagggtacgcgttcttataaataggaATTTGAACCAccagcccctcccccactTATGGGACCACTCTGCCGCCCCTTCTAGACTTAGCAGCAGGGTGACACGTGACAACGAAAATCTCATAACAAAAgatcgccccatgacaggttctccaatagggttctggattccggatcctagtgtgtggattccggattccatgtgggttttttctcgtggattccggatcccagcagcatggattccggattccatatctcattttttcatggattccggattccatatctcattttttcatggattccggattccatatctcattttttcatggattctggatcccatatctcattttttcatggattccggattccggattacctgtcatggggcgaaaaAGACGTATTTCAAAGATGTTCGCAGCGTGTTCAAGCCTTCTAGCTtttttagtttgcatttcttttctacTCACGAAGTTTGAAGCATTGTGTTTGCCATTCTTCTCTACTCACAAAGTTTGAAGCATTCAAATGCCTTTAAAATCGTAATACTTTTTCAAAGTTATAAGGGAAAACTTACATATGAAAAAAGTTCTTACCAATGTTTAAAAATCCCCACCCAAGCAATAGTGATTTGGACGTGACTTCCAAAGATATTTTTAAACCCCTGTTGTTGTGTTAGGATTTGTTTATGAACTAGCGCTGCTGTTTGAGACTCTAAATTATGCAACTATTTTGATTAACTTCTTTAGATCTTTACGCGAAATGTATTCGAAATCAATATTtcttaattaatattaatattttaaTTAAGCAAATAAAGTTTATGTTTTTGCTTCCTTGCAGATGAATTCTGGACATTATAAGAGTGTTTCGTCAAATTCCATATCAATAATTATAACGTTTTTGATCCCCCAAGTAAAGTAGTTTGAAGCAGGAAATTCCTGGGTAGCTTTTTCATTGCCATGACTAAGAGCGTGAGTAGAGATTGCCGTTAGGCATTGATCTATGCTGTGTTAACATTAGTATCGAACAGGATCAGAGCATCATCACTTTACTACAACGGTAGGTCAGCTTTTATCGAGCCTGGCGCAGAAGGTCGAAATTTCATACTTAAAGAAGTCTTATCGCGGCGGCATTCGCCGCCGGTGCAATACTGACTCACTCCAAAAATCCATTTCCGTCGACTAATTCGAGCAAGTGACTGagatgatttaaaaaaatatcgtaAATAAGGTTTAAAACTTTAATTGTAAGTGGttatttgaagttttcttgcaaataaaccgatTAGATTGTAAACAATGATTAAGGAGTggctgatcgacattctttgaCTTTTATAAATTGAACTCCAAGTACAAACTTAAATTCTTCAATTCACAGACGAGTTTTCTTAGCAATATAATTTTTACTGTACTTGGGAGGATTTACCTCAGATTTGTATGTCTTCCCGTGGATatttaggttttttttaagatgTATCAATAGAGCTTTTTCCTTTTCTCCATATATCAATTTAGATTGACTGAGAGCAGATTATCATAGGGGGGGATGTAAGTGACTGTGGTCGGACTATATGGTTTAATTCGAAGCAGACCACTAGGGAGAAGGGGAGAGAGGAGAAGGGGAGGATCTGATTTGGGGAGACACACCACttagggtgggtggggggattGACTTGGGCAGTGTAGAGGCTTGACTATATGGTTTCATTGGGAGCACACCACttagggtgggtgggggggattGATTTGGGCAGTGTAGAGGCTTGACTATATGGTTTCTTTAGGAGCACACCACTTAGGGTGAGTGGGGGGGATTTGGGCAGTGTAGAGGCTTGACTATATGGTTTCATTGGGAGCACACCACTTAGGGTGAGTGGGGGGGATTTGGGCAGTGTAGAGGCTTGACTATATGGTTTCATTGGGAGCACACCACTTAGGATGGGTGGGGGGATTTGGGAAGTGTAGAGGCTTGACTATATGGTTTCATTGGGAGCACACCACttagggtgggtgggggggggggattgatTTGGGCAGTGTAGAGGCCTGACTATATGGTTTCATTGGGAGCACACCACTTAGGGTGAGTGGGGGGGATTGATTTGGGCAGTGTAGAGGCCTGACTATATGGTTTCATTGGGAGCACACCACttagggtgggtgggggggattTGGGCAGTGTAGAGGCTTGACTATATGGTTTCATTGGGAGCACACCACttagggtgggtgggggggattTGGGCAGTGTAGAGGCTTGACTATATGGTTTCATTGGGAGCACACCACTTAGGGTGAGTGGGGGATTCGGGAAGTGTAGAGGCTTGACTATATGGTTTCATTGGGAGCACACCACTTAGGGTGAGTGGGGGGGATTTGGGCAGTGTAGAGGCTTGACTATATGGTTTCATTGGGAGCACACCACTTAGGGTGAGTGGGGGGGATTGATTTGGGGAGTGTAGAGGCCTGACTATATGGTTTCATTGGGAGCACACCACttagggtgggtgggggggattGATTTGGGCAGTGTAGAGGCCTTACTATATGGTTTTATTGGGAGCACACCACTTAGGGTGAGTGGGGGATGGATTTGGGGAGTGTAGAGGCTTGACTATATGGTTTTATTGGGAGCACACCACTTAGGGTGAGTGGGGGATGGATTTGGGGAGTGCAGAGGCTTGACTATATGGTTTCATTGGGAGCACACCACTTAGGGTGAGTGGGAGGGGGAGTGACTTGGGCAGTGTAGAGGCTTGACTATATGGTTTCATTGGGAGCACACCACTTAGGGTGAGTGGGGGGGATTGATTTGAGCAGTGTAGAGGCTTGACTATATGGTTTCATTGGGAGCACACCACTTAGGGTGAGTGGGGGGGATTGATTTGGGGAGTGTAGAGGCTTGACTATATGGTTTCATTGGGAGCACACCACTTAGGGTGAGTGGGGGGGATTGATATGAGCAGTGTAGAGGCTTGACTATATGGTTTCATTGGGAGCACACCACTTAGGGTGAGTGGGGGGGGATTGATTTGGGGAGTGTAGAGGCTTGACTATATGGTTTCATTGGGAGCACACCACttagggtgggtgggggggggattgATTTGGGCAGTGTAGAGGCTTGACTATATGGTTTCATTAGGAGCACACCACTTAGGGTGAGTGGGGGGATTGATTTGGGCAGTGTAGAGGTCTGATTATATGGTTTCATTGGGAGCACACCACTTAGGGTGAGTGGGGGGATTGATTTGGGAAGTGTAGAGGCTTGATTATATGGTTTCATTGGGAGCACACCACTTAGGGTGAGTGGGGGGGTTGATTAGGGAAGTGTAGAGGCTTGACTATATGGTTTCTTTAGGAGCACACCACTTAGGGTGAGTGGGGGGATTGATTTGGGCAGTGTAGAGGCTTGACTATATGGTTTCATTGGAAGCACACCACTTAGGGTGAGTGGGAGGGGGGATTTGGGAAGTGTAGAGGCTTGACTATATGGTTTCATTGGGAGCACACCACTTAGGGTGAGTGGGGGGGATTTTGGAAGTGGAGAGGCTTGACTATATGGTTTCATTGGGAGCACACCACTTAGGATGAGTGGGGGGGGATTGAGTTGGGCAATGTAGAGGCTTGACTATATGGTTTTATTGGGAGCACACCACTTAGGGTGAGTGGGGGGGATTGATTTGGGCAGTGTAGAGGCTTGACTATATGGTTTCTTTAGGAGCACACCACttagggtgggtgggggga from the Nematostella vectensis chromosome 4, jaNemVect1.1, whole genome shotgun sequence genome contains:
- the LOC5516642 gene encoding melanopsin, which translates into the protein MQLTPYGYNLLAGYIFFLILFGCFLQGITLLILLKKENQQKSLTPYLLNIVAANTFMILGSFPTTLVSSFARGWAFNDAVCKFIGFVGGCAATSMIASMLCITITIHRTIAKQNVTNHFLHQPPNKTQLKIIIGVWMYSAVIMLPPVTGLTEMKLEAADTNCAPNWSPDTPGDLAYILILCVTAYFIPVGASLFYYLQIRKALSAHMALAIPVASIQAQLRRFQNITYMTAVAIAAFAITWLPYAVYVLIAAFGGSHLFDAVMSVVPAMVAKMSILYNPFVYALVNPRFRKSIIDLLTCAKPSPRQWKIAPFSFSISRRSGRRPPNLAPRKALERTAGNAEESVPRFLVCGEGQSTSGRYENGGMELSKQSKEKEGQI